In a genomic window of Neoarius graeffei isolate fNeoGra1 chromosome 13, fNeoGra1.pri, whole genome shotgun sequence:
- the trim101 gene encoding tripartite motif containing 101 isoform X2 yields MSLPLDLSSFHRDASLGTLEKQLICPICLEVFTKPVVILPCQHNLCRKCANELYQPSLFQVGIGGRFRCPSCRHEVVLDRHGVYGLPRNLLVENIIDVYKQASASCRPPPKLLAQINCEEHEGEKLNIYCITCQIPTCSLCKVFGAHKSCQVAPVSDVYQQQKIELSEGIGSLVATNEHIQACINDLEEICRSVEENSRNQKQKLCEKFDRMCGILEERRKIMLQRITYEQDEKTSWAQSLVHTYSEHVDTNSKLVQTALNTMEEPEMAAFLQTSKNLIEQVSEATKSAPVETLQPGYENMDHYRVDFNAEERALYQLDFIKPEEEVEEPPEEPAPEPEPEVLPEPEPELEPMHSPIENTEPDNERKLENSEIKNVLSEIKEENQVQLEGYSARQKDAICEKSGLNTQQAIIHIFYVLAFLVILQRVWGKIQCLFCI; encoded by the exons ATGTCTCTTCCACTGGACCTGAGTTCCTTCCACAGGGATGCTTCACTAGGCACACTGGAGAAGCAGCTCATCTGCCCCATCTGCCTGGAGGTATTTACCAAACCTGTGGTCATACTGCCATGCCAGCACAACCTCTGCCGCAAATGTGCTAATGAACTTTACCAG CCTTCTCTGTTCCAGGTTGGGATTGGAGGTCGATTTCGGTGTCCATCTTGTCGACATGAAGTCGTTTTGGACCGTCATGGCGTTTATGGGCTCCCGAGAAATCTTCTCGTCGAAAATATCATTGATGTGTACAAGCAAGCATCTGCAAG TTGTAGGCCTCCACCGAAACTGCTGGCACAAATAAACTGTGAAGAGCATGAAGGGGAAAAGCTGAACATTTACTGCATCACCTGTCAGATCCCCACGTGTTCACTCTGTAAAGTGTTTGGAGCACATAAATCCTGTCAGGTGGCCCCCGTCTCTGATGTATATCAGCAGCAAAAG ATTGAACTCAGTGAAGGGATCGGCTCCCTGGTCGCCACTAATGAGCACATCCAAGCTTGCATAAATGATCTGGAGGAGATCTGTAGGAGTGTTGAG GAAAATAGCAGAAACCAAAAGCAGAAACTGTGTGAGAAGTTTGACCGTATGTGTGGTATCCTGGAAGAAAGACGTAAGATTATGTTACAGCGAATCACATATGAGCAGGATGAAAAGACAAGCTGGGCCCAAAGCTTGGTACATACCTACAGTGAGCATGTTGATACAAACTCAAAGTTGGTCCAGACTGCCTTGAACACAATGGAAGAACCGGAGATGGCTGCATTTCTTCag ACCTCAAAAAACCTTATTGAACA GGTCAGTGAGGCAACTAAGTCTGCTCCAGTGGAGACCTTACAGCCTGGATATGAAAACATGGATCACTATAGGGTTGATTTTAATGCTGAGGAGAGGGCTCTCTACCAGCTCGATTTCATCAAAC CTGAAGAGGAAGTTGAAGAGCCTCCAGAAGAACCAGCACCAGAACCTGAGCCAGAAGTGCTACCAGAACCTGAGCCTGAACTTGAACCAATGCACAGTCCAATAGAGAACACTGAGCCAGACAATGAACGGAAGTTGGAAAACTCTGAGATAAAGAATGTTTTGTCTGAGATAAAGGAGGAAAACCAAGTACAACTAGAGGGATATTCAGCAAGACAAAAAGATGCCATATGTGAGAAAAGTGGACTGAATACCCAACAG GCCATCATCCATATATTTTACGTCCTGGCATTTCTGGTCATCCTCCAGAGAGTATGGGGAAAGATTCAGTGTCTTTTTTGCATATAG
- the trim101 gene encoding tripartite motif containing 101 isoform X1 has protein sequence MSLPLDLSSFHRDASLGTLEKQLICPICLEVFTKPVVILPCQHNLCRKCANELYQPSLFQVGIGGRFRCPSCRHEVVLDRHGVYGLPRNLLVENIIDVYKQASASCRPPPKLLAQINCEEHEGEKLNIYCITCQIPTCSLCKVFGAHKSCQVAPVSDVYQQQKIELSEGIGSLVATNEHIQACINDLEEICRSVEENSRNQKQKLCEKFDRMCGILEERRKIMLQRITYEQDEKTSWAQSLVHTYSEHVDTNSKLVQTALNTMEEPEMAAFLQTSKNLIEQVSEATKSAPVETLQPGYENMDHYRVDFNAEERALYQLDFIKPEEEVEEPPEEPAPEPEPEVLPEPEPELEPMHSPIENTEPDNERKLENSEIKNVLSEIKEENQVQLEGYSARQKDAICEKSGLNTQQDQTKLECEGHDSGVHCLTSEAGEENKLDPTWYRPNNRTMQSQNQATPLDALGVLDHTPKVISESSDQFQQIETPMSMWMSGSLVPLSNETQAQLGRGSLESTQPYMLEVGKNICCELVSGPANKDSMTSISPQAIIHIFYVLAFLVILQRVWGKIQCLFCI, from the exons ATGTCTCTTCCACTGGACCTGAGTTCCTTCCACAGGGATGCTTCACTAGGCACACTGGAGAAGCAGCTCATCTGCCCCATCTGCCTGGAGGTATTTACCAAACCTGTGGTCATACTGCCATGCCAGCACAACCTCTGCCGCAAATGTGCTAATGAACTTTACCAG CCTTCTCTGTTCCAGGTTGGGATTGGAGGTCGATTTCGGTGTCCATCTTGTCGACATGAAGTCGTTTTGGACCGTCATGGCGTTTATGGGCTCCCGAGAAATCTTCTCGTCGAAAATATCATTGATGTGTACAAGCAAGCATCTGCAAG TTGTAGGCCTCCACCGAAACTGCTGGCACAAATAAACTGTGAAGAGCATGAAGGGGAAAAGCTGAACATTTACTGCATCACCTGTCAGATCCCCACGTGTTCACTCTGTAAAGTGTTTGGAGCACATAAATCCTGTCAGGTGGCCCCCGTCTCTGATGTATATCAGCAGCAAAAG ATTGAACTCAGTGAAGGGATCGGCTCCCTGGTCGCCACTAATGAGCACATCCAAGCTTGCATAAATGATCTGGAGGAGATCTGTAGGAGTGTTGAG GAAAATAGCAGAAACCAAAAGCAGAAACTGTGTGAGAAGTTTGACCGTATGTGTGGTATCCTGGAAGAAAGACGTAAGATTATGTTACAGCGAATCACATATGAGCAGGATGAAAAGACAAGCTGGGCCCAAAGCTTGGTACATACCTACAGTGAGCATGTTGATACAAACTCAAAGTTGGTCCAGACTGCCTTGAACACAATGGAAGAACCGGAGATGGCTGCATTTCTTCag ACCTCAAAAAACCTTATTGAACA GGTCAGTGAGGCAACTAAGTCTGCTCCAGTGGAGACCTTACAGCCTGGATATGAAAACATGGATCACTATAGGGTTGATTTTAATGCTGAGGAGAGGGCTCTCTACCAGCTCGATTTCATCAAAC CTGAAGAGGAAGTTGAAGAGCCTCCAGAAGAACCAGCACCAGAACCTGAGCCAGAAGTGCTACCAGAACCTGAGCCTGAACTTGAACCAATGCACAGTCCAATAGAGAACACTGAGCCAGACAATGAACGGAAGTTGGAAAACTCTGAGATAAAGAATGTTTTGTCTGAGATAAAGGAGGAAAACCAAGTACAACTAGAGGGATATTCAGCAAGACAAAAAGATGCCATATGTGAGAAAAGTGGACTGAATACCCAACAG GACCAGACAAAGTTAGAGTGTGAGGGGCATGATTCAGGAGTCCACTGTTTAACTTCAGAAGCAGGTGAAGAGAATAAGCTCGACCCCACTTGGTATAGACCCAACAACAGGACAATGCAAAGCCAAAACCAAGCAACACCTCTTGATGCCTTGGGAGTTCTTGACCATACACCCAAAGTCATAAGTGAATCCTCAGATCAGTTCCAACAGATAGAGACACCTATGTCCATGTGGATGAGTGGCAGCCTTGTGCCTCTGTCTAATGAGACCCAGGCCCAACTTGGAAGAGGCTCGCTTGAGAGCACCCAACCATATATGCTGGAGGTTGGGAAGAATATTTGTTGCGAGTTGGTCAGTGGGCCTGCCAACAAGGATAGCATGACTTCTATATCTCCACAG GCCATCATCCATATATTTTACGTCCTGGCATTTCTGGTCATCCTCCAGAGAGTATGGGGAAAGATTCAGTGTCTTTTTTGCATATAG